A genomic segment from Bartonella ancashensis encodes:
- a CDS encoding exodeoxyribonuclease VII small subunit — translation MRQEAQKTDITTLSFEEALKQLEMIVESLERGDVPLEQSIDIYEHGEALKNHCDKLLKAAEAKIEKIQLSSSGSPESVASLDSE, via the coding sequence ATGAGACAAGAAGCGCAAAAAACAGATATTACTACATTAAGTTTTGAGGAAGCGCTTAAGCAGCTTGAGATGATTGTTGAGAGTCTAGAGCGTGGCGATGTTCCATTGGAGCAGTCAATCGATATTTATGAGCATGGAGAGGCTCTTAAAAATCATTGCGATAAATTGTTAAAAGCAGCAGAAGCTAAGATTGAAAAAATTCAACTTTCTAGTAGTGGATCTCCAGAAAGTGTGGCATCTCTTGACTCTGAGTAG
- the ribB gene encoding 3,4-dihydroxy-2-butanone-4-phosphate synthase, translated as MDYDHERVVSAIEAFESGEMVVVTDDNDRENEGDLILAAVHCTEKKMAFIIRHTSGIVCVPMPKREAQRFGLSPMVLDNDSPQNTKFTVTVDFKYGITTGISAHDRALAVRNLANSDANANDFVRPGHIFPLIADENGVLVRSGHTEAAVDLCKLSSLPPIGVIGELVNDDGSVKHGDEVIKFAQDNNLHILTVSDLIAYRWRKEMFIKQIETTSIETFLGSATVQSYQLPWELVQHVAVIFGDIGDGKEIPIYLHCEDILKDILGQPSDIKVVTQRMIEREKRGILIYLRQGFVCVNSRSPIYASEGGVGSSERHMQAIEREKEWRPIGLVAQILKHLGISSVIIYAPVGHYYTDLESFGISISRTDSL; from the coding sequence ATGGATTATGACCATGAAAGAGTTGTTTCTGCTATTGAGGCCTTTGAAAGCGGTGAAATGGTTGTAGTCACAGATGATAATGATCGTGAAAATGAGGGTGATTTAATCCTTGCAGCTGTGCATTGTACGGAAAAAAAAATGGCTTTTATCATTCGCCATACATCCGGTATTGTCTGTGTGCCTATGCCGAAGCGAGAGGCACAACGGTTTGGTCTTTCTCCCATGGTCTTGGATAATGATTCGCCACAGAATACAAAATTTACAGTTACTGTTGATTTTAAGTATGGGATAACAACGGGTATTTCAGCGCACGATCGCGCATTGGCTGTCCGTAATCTTGCTAATTCTGATGCTAATGCCAATGATTTTGTTCGTCCAGGGCATATTTTTCCTTTAATCGCAGATGAAAACGGTGTTCTTGTACGTTCTGGTCACACCGAGGCAGCCGTTGATTTATGCAAATTATCTAGTTTACCACCTATTGGTGTCATAGGTGAGCTGGTTAATGATGATGGTAGTGTTAAACATGGAGATGAAGTTATAAAATTTGCACAAGATAATAATCTGCATATCCTGACAGTTTCTGATCTTATTGCTTATCGTTGGCGCAAAGAAATGTTTATTAAGCAAATTGAAACCACGTCCATTGAAACGTTTTTAGGTTCAGCTACTGTTCAAAGTTATCAGCTACCTTGGGAGTTAGTTCAGCATGTTGCAGTTATTTTTGGTGATATTGGTGATGGTAAAGAGATACCTATATATTTGCACTGCGAGGATATTTTAAAAGATATTTTAGGACAACCATCAGATATCAAAGTTGTTACGCAACGTATGATAGAGAGGGAAAAACGTGGTATTTTAATTTATTTACGTCAAGGATTTGTTTGTGTTAATTCGCGATCTCCTATTTATGCTTCAGAGGGAGGAGTAGGTAGTTCGGAGAGGCATATGCAGGCGATAGAGCGTGAAAAAGAATGGCGTCCAATCGGTTTAGTAGCACAAATTTTAAAACATTTAGGAATAAGTTCTGTTATTATTTATGCTCCGGTAGGACATTACTATACCGATCTAGAAAGTTTTGGAATTAGCATATCTAGAACAGATAGCTTGTGA
- the fabI gene encoding enoyl-ACP reductase FabI, with protein sequence MMNSNGLLCGKRGLILGLANSRSIAWGIAKVASAAGADIAFTYQGEAMKKRVEPLAAELNGSVVGHCDVSDKASMDAVFSEIERKWGKLDFLVHAIGFSDKDELSGRYVDVSESNFMMTMNISVYSLTALTQRAERLMPDGGSILTLTYYGAEKVVPHYNVMGIAKAALEASVKYLAVDLGPKNIRVNAVSAGPIKTLAASGIGDFRYILKWNEYNSPLRRTVTIEDVGNSALYFLSDLSRSVTGEIHHVDSGYNVIGMKAVDAPDISVVKG encoded by the coding sequence ATGATGAATAGTAATGGTTTATTGTGTGGGAAGCGTGGTCTTATTTTAGGATTAGCGAATAGTCGCTCTATCGCTTGGGGAATAGCCAAGGTGGCTAGTGCAGCAGGAGCAGATATTGCTTTTACCTATCAGGGTGAAGCGATGAAGAAACGTGTTGAACCTTTAGCTGCGGAATTGAACGGGTCTGTTGTTGGTCATTGTGATGTTTCTGATAAGGCATCCATGGATGCGGTCTTCAGTGAAATAGAGAGAAAATGGGGTAAGCTTGATTTTCTGGTTCACGCTATTGGCTTTTCAGACAAAGATGAGTTAAGTGGCCGCTATGTTGATGTGAGTGAATCGAATTTTATGATGACAATGAATATTTCGGTTTATTCGTTGACGGCTCTTACGCAGCGTGCAGAAAGATTGATGCCAGATGGGGGATCAATTCTGACGTTAACCTATTATGGGGCAGAAAAGGTTGTTCCCCATTATAATGTTATGGGCATTGCAAAGGCTGCTCTCGAGGCGAGTGTGAAGTATTTGGCTGTTGACCTGGGACCTAAGAATATTCGTGTTAATGCTGTGTCTGCAGGGCCGATAAAAACATTAGCGGCTTCAGGGATTGGCGATTTTCGTTATATTTTAAAGTGGAATGAGTATAATTCTCCTTTACGTCGCACTGTAACAATCGAAGATGTTGGTAATTCCGCTCTTTATTTTTTGTCAGATTTGTCTCGTTCTGTAACTGGTGAGATTCATCATGTTGATTCCGGGTATAATGTGATTGGTATGAAGGCAGTGGATGCGCCAGATATTTCTGTCGTTAAGGGATGA
- a CDS encoding DnaJ C-terminal domain-containing protein, with protein MRDPYTVLGVERTAKPQEIKSAFRRLAKKYHPDHNMGDARAKEKFSEVNQAYEIIGDKDKKAQFDRGEIDAEGKPSHHAYGSKEHFGSRQHPFTGGARNFDFSFSNRTSFDAGDIFRDLFGKEKNFSSSARQNQSQSEAHIRVNLSVTLEQVIGADRVEVDFPNGKKLKVKLPAYVEDGQIIRLKGQGEEIAYGQVGDALVTIHIQKHPRFRVEGRALHFDLPISLQNAVLGAKEEIETLDGKIVLTIPAWSSSDRVLRLKGRGLRLKNGERDDLYVHVRIMLPEGGDGALEKFFEMKKS; from the coding sequence ATGCGTGATCCATACACGGTTTTAGGTGTGGAGCGTACCGCAAAACCGCAAGAGATAAAGTCTGCATTCAGGAGGTTAGCAAAAAAGTATCATCCAGATCATAATATGGGTGATGCGCGAGCCAAGGAAAAATTTTCTGAAGTCAATCAAGCTTATGAAATTATAGGCGATAAAGATAAAAAGGCACAATTTGATCGCGGTGAAATTGATGCGGAAGGAAAACCTTCCCATCATGCATACGGTTCTAAAGAACATTTCGGCAGCAGACAACATCCCTTTACAGGAGGAGCAAGGAATTTTGATTTTAGTTTTTCAAACCGTACAAGTTTTGATGCAGGTGATATTTTTCGTGATTTATTTGGAAAAGAAAAAAATTTTTCGAGTTCTGCACGCCAAAATCAGTCTCAGTCAGAGGCTCATATTCGGGTAAATCTTTCAGTAACACTGGAACAGGTGATTGGTGCTGATAGAGTAGAGGTGGATTTTCCAAATGGAAAAAAGTTAAAAGTTAAATTGCCAGCATATGTTGAGGATGGACAAATCATCCGTTTAAAAGGTCAGGGAGAAGAGATTGCATATGGGCAAGTTGGGGATGCTTTGGTAACTATTCATATTCAAAAGCATCCCCGTTTTCGCGTTGAAGGACGTGCGTTGCACTTTGATTTACCAATTTCTCTCCAGAATGCTGTTTTAGGAGCAAAAGAAGAAATTGAAACTTTGGATGGAAAGATAGTTTTGACAATTCCCGCTTGGTCGAGCTCTGATCGTGTTTTGCGATTGAAAGGAAGGGGGCTTCGTTTAAAAAATGGGGAAAGAGATGATCTTTATGTGCATGTTCGCATCATGTTGCCAGAGGGCGGAGATGGCGCGTTGGAGAAATTTTTTGAAATGAAGAAAAGCTAA
- the pdxH gene encoding pyridoxamine 5'-phosphate oxidase has protein sequence MSTIPQIDDSFIQEHDPFVLFAQWLKEATASELNDPNAMALATVDETGLPNVRIVLLKNFSPEGFVFYTNYKSCKGQEILKSMKASLAFHWKSLRRQVRIRGIVEKTTSEEADAYFQSRPRESQIGAWASQQSQPLESRLFLEKSAARYTAHYATKTVPRPPHWSGFRIKPLFMEFWCDRLFRLHDRLLFTRNSTEKNDWTKQQLYP, from the coding sequence ATGAGCACCATACCACAGATAGACGATAGTTTTATACAAGAACACGATCCTTTTGTTCTTTTTGCACAATGGCTTAAAGAAGCTACAGCAAGTGAACTTAATGACCCTAATGCCATGGCATTAGCAACCGTCGATGAAACAGGTCTACCCAATGTTCGCATCGTCCTCCTTAAAAATTTCAGTCCTGAAGGATTTGTCTTTTATACAAACTATAAAAGTTGTAAGGGACAAGAAATTTTAAAATCAATGAAAGCATCCCTAGCTTTTCACTGGAAGTCTCTGCGCCGCCAGGTAAGAATTAGAGGTATTGTTGAAAAAACCACTTCTGAAGAGGCAGATGCATATTTTCAATCGCGGCCACGTGAAAGCCAAATTGGTGCATGGGCTTCTCAACAATCTCAGCCACTGGAAAGTAGGCTCTTCCTTGAAAAATCTGCTGCTCGATACACTGCACATTATGCAACCAAAACTGTCCCACGACCACCTCATTGGTCTGGATTCCGTATCAAGCCTCTTTTCATGGAATTTTGGTGTGACCGCTTATTTCGTTTACACGATCGCTTACTTTTCACACGCAATTCCACTGAAAAAAACGACTGGACAAAGCAACAACTCTACCCATAG
- the ubiA gene encoding 4-hydroxybenzoate octaprenyltransferase: MNTSVKQWIYNFLPPSFELYAQLARWDRPIGWKLLMWPCFWSATMAFLSYETQSLPLVTAIFHWGWYLFLFFVGSVAMRGAGCTWNDLIDQEIDSQIERTRSRPLPAGRVSRFQAKIFILVQCFVGLAVLLQFNKFSFYLGISSLIAVALYPFMKRVTDWPQLFLGIAFNWGALMGWAVVHGSLSWAPIALYVGSIFWTIGYDTIYAHQDRKDDAVVGVRSTALLFGKNTKCALVVLYGGFIILVGLAFCLANLPAVSFLGLLCASVHMFIQIRILDIDNAEQCLKLFKSNSCVGFFIFLGLVCGGIFWALHFS, encoded by the coding sequence GTGAATACCTCCGTTAAACAGTGGATATATAATTTTCTTCCACCTTCTTTTGAGCTTTATGCTCAGTTAGCACGCTGGGATAGGCCTATTGGATGGAAATTATTGATGTGGCCTTGTTTTTGGTCAGCAACTATGGCTTTTCTTTCTTACGAAACGCAGAGCCTACCTCTTGTGACGGCTATATTCCACTGGGGGTGGTATCTTTTCCTTTTTTTTGTAGGATCTGTTGCTATGCGAGGAGCGGGGTGCACTTGGAATGACCTCATTGATCAGGAAATTGATTCGCAAATAGAGCGTACACGCTCTCGCCCTTTACCTGCAGGCAGAGTGAGTCGTTTTCAAGCAAAAATTTTCATATTAGTGCAATGTTTTGTAGGATTAGCTGTTTTATTACAGTTCAATAAGTTCAGTTTTTATTTGGGTATTTCATCATTGATAGCGGTTGCTCTGTATCCTTTTATGAAACGTGTGACAGATTGGCCACAACTTTTTCTAGGGATTGCATTTAATTGGGGAGCATTGATGGGGTGGGCTGTTGTGCATGGAAGTTTAAGTTGGGCTCCGATTGCACTTTACGTGGGATCAATCTTCTGGACGATCGGATATGATACAATTTATGCGCATCAGGATAGAAAGGATGATGCTGTTGTAGGTGTGCGCTCTACGGCACTTCTTTTCGGGAAGAATACTAAATGTGCACTGGTAGTGTTATATGGTGGCTTTATAATACTGGTTGGTTTAGCATTTTGTCTGGCAAATCTTCCTGCTGTTAGTTTTCTAGGGCTTTTATGTGCTAGTGTACACATGTTTATCCAAATTAGAATTCTCGATATAGATAATGCTGAGCAGTGCTTAAAGCTTTTCAAATCTAATTCATGTGTTGGCTTTTTTATCTTTTTAGGTCTCGTCTGTGGTGGTATTTTTTGGGCACTACATTTTTCTTGA
- the purD gene encoding phosphoribosylamine--glycine ligase — MNVLLIGSGGREHALAWKIAESPLLTKLYCAPGNPATMKFGENVVLDIDNHPLIISFCKERLIDLVVVGPEAPLVAGITDSLNAANICVFGPTQKAAQLEGSKSFSKDLCYKNNIPTSIYQCFNDAQKAKSYIRERGVPIVIKADGLASGKGVVVAMTLEEAFNAVDACFEGVFGSAGKKIVVEDFLEGEEVSFFCLCDGNIAIPFGSAQDHKRVGDGDTGPNTGGMGAYSPAPIMTSQMMEQTLNNIVKPALNGMAEMGAPFKGILFFGLMITQIGPQLIEFNVRFGDPECQVLMMRLEEDILPLFLAAAQGNLKNKHIQWSENASLTVVMAAEGYPDSPQKGSIIRNIDKADKLPMVKVFQAGTALHNGELIANGGRVLNITAIGKNIAQAQKYAYDAVDCIDWKQGFVRRDIGWRAVTGKKRTLEEETQG; from the coding sequence ATGAATGTTCTTCTTATTGGATCAGGCGGACGGGAACACGCTTTAGCATGGAAAATAGCAGAATCACCTCTCCTCACAAAATTATATTGTGCCCCTGGAAACCCTGCGACAATGAAATTCGGTGAAAATGTTGTCTTGGACATCGATAACCATCCACTTATCATTTCTTTTTGCAAAGAGCGCCTCATTGATCTTGTTGTCGTTGGACCAGAAGCACCATTGGTTGCAGGAATAACAGACTCCCTAAACGCTGCCAATATCTGTGTATTTGGACCTACTCAAAAAGCTGCTCAATTAGAAGGATCAAAAAGTTTTTCAAAGGACCTTTGTTATAAAAATAATATCCCCACGAGCATCTATCAATGCTTTAATGATGCTCAAAAGGCAAAATCTTATATCCGTGAACGAGGTGTTCCTATTGTTATTAAAGCTGATGGTTTAGCCTCAGGAAAAGGGGTTGTTGTTGCAATGACCTTAGAAGAAGCATTCAATGCAGTTGATGCATGCTTTGAAGGTGTGTTTGGCTCTGCAGGAAAAAAGATTGTCGTTGAAGATTTTCTCGAAGGGGAAGAGGTAAGCTTTTTCTGTCTTTGTGATGGTAATATTGCTATTCCTTTCGGGTCTGCACAAGACCATAAACGCGTTGGTGATGGAGACACAGGACCAAATACAGGTGGTATGGGAGCTTATTCACCAGCTCCCATTATGACTTCACAAATGATGGAGCAGACACTCAACAATATTGTTAAACCAGCTCTTAATGGCATGGCCGAAATGGGAGCACCTTTTAAGGGAATTCTCTTCTTTGGATTGATGATAACCCAAATAGGACCACAACTAATTGAATTTAACGTACGCTTCGGTGACCCTGAATGCCAAGTTTTAATGATGCGCCTCGAAGAGGACATTTTACCACTTTTTCTTGCTGCAGCCCAAGGAAATCTTAAAAATAAACATATTCAGTGGTCCGAAAATGCTTCCTTAACAGTTGTCATGGCTGCAGAAGGCTACCCTGATTCTCCTCAAAAAGGGAGTATTATTCGAAATATCGATAAAGCAGATAAACTTCCTATGGTAAAGGTATTTCAAGCTGGAACTGCTTTACACAATGGAGAACTTATTGCTAACGGTGGACGTGTTTTAAATATAACTGCAATAGGAAAAAATATTGCTCAAGCACAAAAATATGCTTATGATGCTGTCGATTGTATAGATTGGAAACAGGGTTTTGTGCGTCGGGATATAGGATGGCGTGCTGTCACGGGAAAAAAGCGCACCCTTGAAGAAGAGACTCAAGGATAA
- a CDS encoding DUF6101 family protein, with the protein MVNQCLGQERIGFEFRLNPCRLPQTTRYLASKTGNQMFCSLNEQSVFLKIETPSNLSHLIPVCHFKGIATRVIKTLSGEKAVTLELFHADEEACIPLLMSRDLSSVLLDWRLWADTYSLPMLMINEDGSITAVEDRFTLRQFFSMTSHPLVHKRFVINCDRWLGVRLVIDHKAILP; encoded by the coding sequence ATGGTAAATCAATGCTTGGGGCAAGAAAGAATAGGATTTGAATTTAGGTTGAATCCGTGTCGTTTACCACAAACAACAAGGTATCTTGCATCAAAAACTGGAAATCAAATGTTTTGCTCATTAAATGAGCAAAGTGTATTCTTAAAAATCGAGACTCCTTCAAATTTATCACATTTGATACCGGTTTGCCATTTTAAGGGAATTGCTACCCGCGTAATAAAAACTCTTTCAGGGGAGAAAGCTGTTACATTAGAATTGTTTCATGCTGACGAGGAAGCTTGCATTCCGCTTTTAATGTCTAGAGACTTGAGCAGTGTGCTGTTGGATTGGCGATTATGGGCAGATACTTATAGTCTTCCTATGCTTATGATTAATGAAGATGGTAGCATTACTGCTGTTGAAGATCGCTTTACTTTACGCCAATTTTTTAGCATGACATCGCATCCTCTTGTTCACAAACGTTTTGTCATTAATTGTGATCGTTGGTTAGGTGTGCGTTTGGTAATTGATCATAAGGCTATTCTACCATAG
- a CDS encoding FAD-binding oxidoreductase yields the protein MEQDLIRCFSEIVGSAHAITDQTLIAPYLRENRGLFHGKTSLLLRPSSTVEIASIMRLASQTRTPIVPQGGNTGLVGAQQPDESGCSVILSMERLNKIRTLDIEGNYAVVEAGVVLRDLQEKADEMGRLFPLSMGSEGSCQIGGNLSSNAGGTAVLAYGNMRDLCLGLEVVLPDGRILDDLRFVRKDNRGYDLKDLFIGAEGTLGVITAAVLKIFSKPKGRAVAFVGLNSPANALEFLSICQCYGGFLLTAFELMDKISLQMALNYKKCDLSPFSHEHEWYVLIDVTSMRSDDDALSVLGIILEKAFEDNILDDAVIAQSLRQRDFFWQLRESMSLAQKSVGQSIKHDISIPIASIPDFIRDAALIIKEMVPDAQVVCFGHMGDGNLHYNVMQPVGSDPSDFLKLWSQMNHHIYCLVMHYQGSFSAEHGIGQLKKTELRAFKSSISLEIMQSIKKIFDPLGIMNPGKIL from the coding sequence ATGGAACAGGATTTAATTAGGTGTTTCAGTGAAATTGTTGGTTCTGCACATGCTATAACAGATCAAACACTAATTGCGCCGTATTTGCGCGAAAATAGAGGGCTTTTTCATGGAAAAACGTCACTGCTTTTGCGTCCATCATCTACAGTGGAGATTGCATCCATTATGCGTTTGGCTAGCCAAACACGCACGCCGATTGTTCCTCAAGGTGGCAATACAGGCCTTGTAGGAGCTCAACAACCAGATGAAAGCGGATGTAGTGTTATCTTGTCAATGGAACGTTTAAATAAGATACGAACGTTGGATATTGAAGGAAATTACGCTGTGGTAGAGGCGGGTGTTGTCTTGCGTGATTTACAAGAAAAAGCAGACGAAATGGGGCGTCTGTTTCCTCTTTCTATGGGATCGGAAGGTTCTTGTCAAATAGGAGGAAACCTCTCGTCTAATGCTGGAGGAACAGCTGTTTTAGCTTACGGTAATATGCGCGATCTTTGTCTTGGTTTGGAAGTTGTTTTGCCTGATGGGCGTATTTTGGATGATTTGCGTTTTGTTAGAAAGGATAATAGAGGCTATGATCTAAAAGATCTTTTTATTGGTGCAGAAGGGACCTTAGGGGTTATTACTGCAGCAGTATTGAAGATTTTTTCAAAACCTAAAGGGAGAGCTGTTGCTTTTGTCGGTTTGAATAGTCCTGCTAATGCTTTGGAATTTTTATCTATTTGTCAATGCTATGGAGGCTTTTTGTTAACTGCGTTTGAATTGATGGATAAGATAAGTTTGCAGATGGCCTTAAATTATAAAAAGTGTGATCTGTCTCCTTTTAGTCATGAGCATGAATGGTATGTTTTAATTGATGTCACATCAATGCGCAGTGATGACGATGCTTTGTCAGTGTTGGGTATTATCTTGGAAAAAGCATTTGAAGATAATATTTTAGATGATGCAGTTATTGCACAATCATTGAGACAAAGAGATTTTTTTTGGCAGCTACGTGAAAGTATGTCACTTGCACAGAAATCGGTAGGACAGTCTATTAAGCATGACATTTCGATTCCTATTGCGTCTATTCCTGATTTTATTAGGGATGCTGCTCTCATTATCAAAGAAATGGTGCCGGATGCTCAAGTTGTTTGTTTTGGTCATATGGGCGATGGTAATCTTCACTACAATGTTATGCAGCCTGTAGGGAGTGATCCTTCAGATTTTTTAAAATTATGGTCACAAATGAATCACCATATTTATTGTTTGGTTATGCATTATCAGGGGTCATTTTCTGCTGAACATGGGATCGGCCAGCTTAAGAAAACTGAGTTACGTGCTTTTAAGTCATCTATTTCCCTAGAAATTATGCAATCTATTAAAAAAATTTTTGATCCATTAGGGATTATGAATCCTGGCAAAATTTTGTAA
- a CDS encoding L-threonylcarbamoyladenylate synthase, producing MTILHFNDTSMKEAVAFLKQGRLVAIPTETVYGLAGDATNGKAVASIFAVKKRPQFNPLIAHVSSIAMAECYVEIDLISRQLMEEFWPGPLTFVLPLKRHHDIHPLVTSGLDTLAVRFPCGCFSEIIRYLGRPLAAPSANRSGYLSPTSAGSVFASLGEEIPLIIDGGPSKIGLESTIIKICGENIYLLRPGGVASKDIEDVTGKSLKRIDQCAAVEAPGMLQSHYAPNASVRLNAQEVDSGEALLAFGPKRIFGVENAVAILNLSESGQLNEAAFNLFQYMRRLDLFKVKSIAVEPIPSYGLGEAINDRLMRAAAPKGKVDGTGFN from the coding sequence ATGACAATTTTACATTTTAATGACACTTCGATGAAAGAGGCTGTTGCATTCTTAAAACAGGGTCGATTAGTCGCCATACCAACAGAAACTGTTTATGGGTTAGCAGGTGATGCAACTAATGGTAAGGCTGTGGCTTCTATTTTTGCTGTAAAAAAGCGACCACAATTTAATCCTCTTATCGCTCATGTAAGTAGTATTGCAATGGCAGAATGTTATGTTGAGATTGATTTGATTTCACGTCAGTTGATGGAAGAATTTTGGCCTGGTCCTTTAACATTTGTTTTGCCTTTAAAGCGTCATCATGATATTCACCCCCTGGTAACTTCTGGTCTCGATACATTAGCAGTTCGTTTTCCATGTGGTTGTTTTTCAGAAATTATCCGATATTTAGGTCGTCCTTTAGCTGCCCCTAGTGCTAATAGATCGGGGTATTTAAGTCCCACTTCAGCTGGATCTGTTTTTGCTTCTTTAGGAGAAGAGATCCCTTTAATTATTGATGGGGGGCCTTCAAAAATAGGCCTTGAATCAACAATCATTAAAATTTGTGGTGAGAATATATATCTCTTGCGTCCAGGGGGAGTAGCTTCTAAGGATATTGAGGACGTAACTGGAAAGTCCTTAAAGAGAATAGACCAATGTGCTGCAGTTGAAGCTCCCGGAATGTTACAATCACACTACGCTCCAAATGCTTCGGTACGTTTGAATGCACAGGAAGTAGATAGTGGCGAAGCTCTTTTGGCTTTTGGACCTAAGCGCATTTTTGGTGTTGAAAATGCTGTGGCTATTTTGAACCTCAGCGAGAGCGGTCAGTTAAATGAAGCTGCATTTAACCTTTTCCAGTATATGAGAAGATTGGATTTATTTAAGGTAAAATCCATTGCAGTGGAGCCCATTCCATCTTACGGATTAGGTGAAGCCATTAATGATCGCTTAATGCGTGCAGCAGCTCCAAAAGGAAAAGTAGATGGAACAGGATTTAATTAG
- a CDS encoding ribonuclease HII: protein MFNLLSQPNFSYELSLQNQGFRYIAGVDEVGRGPLAGPVVTAAVILDKNHIPSGLNDSKKLSIQRRNELHHEIVKNAFAISISSICARKIDQYDIRKATLEAMRRCIMGLAIPAHYALIDGCDIPPCLPCPAIALVKGDQSSVSIAAASIVAKVTRDRMMKYAGQIYQGYGLEKHVGYATIAHREAIAASGPIAGLHRYSFSPIKGHYREDVS from the coding sequence ATGTTTAATTTGTTATCTCAACCAAATTTTTCATATGAATTAAGTCTACAGAATCAAGGCTTTCGTTATATTGCAGGCGTTGATGAGGTTGGGCGTGGTCCTTTAGCTGGTCCAGTAGTAACAGCAGCAGTTATTTTAGACAAAAATCATATTCCCAGTGGGTTAAATGATTCAAAAAAACTTTCTATTCAAAGGCGCAATGAACTTCATCATGAGATTGTAAAAAATGCATTTGCAATTTCCATTTCTAGCATCTGTGCTCGTAAAATTGATCAATATGATATTAGAAAGGCAACTTTAGAAGCAATGCGGCGTTGTATAATGGGACTTGCGATTCCTGCTCATTATGCACTGATTGATGGGTGTGATATTCCTCCTTGTTTGCCATGTCCTGCAATCGCTTTAGTTAAGGGGGATCAGAGTTCTGTTTCAATTGCAGCAGCATCTATCGTTGCTAAGGTAACTCGTGATCGGATGATGAAATATGCAGGACAAATTTATCAAGGTTACGGTTTAGAAAAACATGTTGGCTATGCAACGATTGCTCATCGTGAGGCCATTGCCGCATCAGGTCCTATCGCAGGATTGCATCGTTATAGTTTTTCCCCGATTAAAGGGCATTATAGGGAAGACGTTTCATGA
- a CDS encoding 4-(cytidine 5'-diphospho)-2-C-methyl-D-erythritol kinase, which produces MKRSFCVFTPIKLNLALHVVGKRLDGYHLLESLVYFSFSGDYLIFTPSKEERFVVEGPFAQGIVPGSGNLAICARDFMRAMFPKSAKPSFFRLIKNLPIASGTGGGSGDAASVLSILRRYWELNCSCEELAKMSSVLGADVPMCFLALEYKQPFLVKGIGTDIIRLGEACPIALVLVNHGQQIATQAVFKALEDYRYPCLKLKPGSLKTVFSLVEFLQETRNDLFASALKIAPQLAEVLRELDESGSLFSRMSGSGATCFGIFKDQQLAQEAAFSIKSMHPNWFVKPIMTVGVS; this is translated from the coding sequence TTGAAGAGGTCTTTCTGTGTGTTTACACCTATTAAGTTAAATCTGGCCTTACACGTTGTAGGAAAGCGTCTTGATGGTTATCATTTATTGGAGAGCTTAGTTTATTTTTCTTTCAGTGGTGATTATCTAATTTTTACCCCCTCTAAGGAAGAGCGATTTGTTGTGGAAGGGCCTTTTGCACAGGGGATCGTTCCTGGTTCAGGTAATTTAGCTATTTGTGCACGTGATTTTATGCGTGCAATGTTTCCTAAAAGTGCTAAACCTTCTTTTTTCAGACTTATCAAAAATTTGCCTATTGCTTCAGGTACAGGAGGTGGATCTGGCGATGCTGCTAGCGTTTTGAGCATATTGCGCCGATATTGGGAGCTCAATTGTTCTTGTGAAGAGTTAGCAAAAATGAGTTCAGTTCTTGGTGCTGATGTTCCGATGTGTTTTTTAGCGTTAGAATATAAACAGCCTTTTTTAGTTAAAGGGATTGGTACCGATATTATACGATTAGGAGAGGCTTGTCCTATTGCATTAGTACTGGTTAATCACGGTCAGCAGATTGCAACGCAAGCTGTTTTTAAGGCTTTGGAAGATTATCGTTATCCATGCTTAAAGTTGAAGCCAGGATCTTTAAAAACAGTTTTTTCGTTGGTTGAGTTTTTGCAAGAAACACGCAATGATCTTTTTGCTTCAGCATTAAAAATAGCTCCTCAATTGGCTGAAGTTTTACGGGAATTGGATGAAAGTGGCTCTCTTTTTTCTCGTATGTCTGGTTCTGGTGCAACCTGCTTTGGTATTTTTAAGGATCAGCAATTAGCGCAGGAGGCAGCTTTCTCCATTAAATCAATGCATCCAAATTGGTTTGTTAAACCTATAATGACCGTAGGCGTTTCTTAA